The Flavobacterium sp. HJ-32-4 genome contains a region encoding:
- a CDS encoding RagB/SusD family nutrient uptake outer membrane protein — MKQKIVTLGKLCLGLTVLALSMASCESDFTNRPPEDAISLDSYYSTNEQVASATNVLYSRSWFLFQTKFLYAVSEVGSGNMYSGSSDVSAMVNFSLNGSDPELKNGWDALWGNIAQANAIINFLEARTGPAVDPEVLQNTIGEAYFLRATAYFYLVRLWGPVPIIENNLDYINQPQLSTNRIEDIYTLIERDYLAAIDRLYEKNRGSNYSANGHVSKGSAKAMLAKVYLYEKKYTEARQMAEDVINSGEFKLLGGAQLPGKSYYDLFTYPNNNNEESIFALQWQWDGTYGSGNICNTQFGISSANLTTSNCSYGGVFGPSQDVLNLYSDGDVRKHATLMIPGDTYPDIKVLVNGGQTAQVGFTVPPADQIGGQMAGAAIKKYCIGIENGNLTGPTQIGGNGAMSNNTYIMRYADLLLIHAEAVLAGGASTSDASALASFNAVRNRAGLSSVSTITFDDIFLERRKELCFEGDFWFDLGRLPRAQAIAFMAAQNRGNMFAAQYFTPDESDFYLDYPDAEVAKNPKLMEDPVPYEFN; from the coding sequence ATGAAACAGAAAATAGTAACATTAGGAAAGCTTTGTTTAGGGCTCACCGTACTGGCATTGTCCATGGCTTCCTGCGAGTCTGATTTTACGAATCGCCCGCCTGAGGATGCCATCAGCCTTGACTCGTACTACAGCACCAATGAACAGGTAGCCTCCGCCACCAACGTTCTCTACTCGAGATCGTGGTTTTTATTCCAGACAAAATTCCTCTATGCGGTAAGCGAAGTCGGATCAGGCAACATGTACAGCGGCTCGTCCGACGTAAGTGCCATGGTGAACTTCTCGCTCAACGGCAGCGACCCGGAATTGAAAAACGGCTGGGATGCACTGTGGGGCAACATCGCACAGGCGAACGCCATCATCAACTTCCTTGAGGCCCGTACGGGTCCGGCAGTTGATCCGGAAGTACTCCAGAACACCATCGGAGAGGCGTATTTCCTCCGCGCGACGGCCTACTTCTATCTGGTGCGTCTGTGGGGACCTGTGCCGATCATCGAGAACAACCTCGACTACATCAACCAACCGCAATTGAGCACCAACCGCATCGAAGACATCTACACGCTGATCGAACGCGACTACCTCGCTGCTATCGACCGTCTATATGAGAAAAACCGTGGCAGTAACTATTCCGCTAATGGTCACGTATCAAAAGGATCGGCCAAGGCAATGCTGGCAAAAGTGTATCTCTATGAGAAGAAATACACCGAAGCCCGCCAAATGGCCGAAGACGTCATCAACAGCGGCGAGTTTAAGCTGTTAGGCGGTGCGCAATTGCCGGGTAAATCGTATTACGACCTGTTCACCTATCCGAACAACAACAACGAAGAGTCAATCTTCGCCCTGCAATGGCAATGGGACGGCACCTATGGTTCCGGCAATATCTGCAACACGCAATTCGGTATTTCCAGTGCCAACCTGACCACGTCAAACTGCTCGTATGGAGGCGTATTCGGTCCGTCACAAGACGTACTCAACCTATACAGCGATGGTGATGTACGGAAACACGCTACTCTGATGATTCCAGGCGACACCTACCCGGATATCAAAGTCCTCGTCAATGGCGGCCAAACAGCCCAGGTAGGCTTTACCGTGCCACCTGCCGACCAGATTGGAGGCCAGATGGCGGGTGCTGCTATCAAAAAGTACTGTATCGGTATCGAAAACGGCAACCTGACCGGCCCGACGCAAATCGGTGGTAACGGCGCAATGTCAAACAATACCTATATCATGCGCTATGCCGACCTTCTCCTAATCCATGCGGAAGCGGTTTTGGCCGGTGGTGCCAGCACATCGGATGCATCTGCCCTGGCTTCGTTCAACGCCGTACGCAACCGTGCCGGTCTTTCCAGCGTCTCGACTATAACATTCGATGACATCTTCCTTGAAAGAAGAAAAGAGCTTTGCTTCGAAGGTGATTTTTGGTTCGATCTCGGCCGTCTGCCGCGTGCACAGGCGATTGCCTTCATGGCTGCCCAAAACCGTGGTAACATGTTCGCTGCGCAGTATTTTACGCCAGACGAATCTGACTTCTACCTGGACTATCCAGATGCCGAAGTCGCCAAAAATCCTAAGCTTATGGAGGATCCGGTTCCTTATGAATTCAACTAA
- a CDS encoding IPT/TIG domain-containing protein: MKRKTMMKTFVYFLLAGSMAMVGTSCSSDSEGSGGAPMIESVAAAADANLEPVTVGYAANMYVIHGSGFATTQKIYFNDTDTYFNPVLVTDTDIFVTIDRDTPYADVSNKLRVVTKNGEAEFDFVVAPPAPGVHSFNPINAADGQEITIYGSYFLNPVVMVGNNQAQVVSSTLTEIHAILPAGSQNKKVTVTTISGSAEYGTAVGTAIYDDVFYSPWNIESWNNHEYVTNFAQAAQGTTFIKKSIEGWGNIQGNWNWNDQLSNYTGIHFFLRSDDAGKLVWIVNGNGWGNADHAITTSKDWKEVRLTWAQLGNPAALQNISFQEFTGSTHNYYIDNIGFTVD; the protein is encoded by the coding sequence ATGAAAAGAAAAACAATGATGAAAACGTTCGTCTACTTCCTCCTCGCAGGCAGCATGGCGATGGTGGGTACTTCCTGCTCCTCTGACAGTGAGGGCAGCGGTGGCGCACCAATGATTGAGAGTGTGGCGGCTGCGGCCGATGCCAACCTTGAACCGGTAACCGTCGGGTATGCCGCCAATATGTATGTCATACATGGCTCAGGCTTCGCTACGACGCAAAAGATCTATTTCAACGACACGGACACGTACTTTAATCCCGTTTTGGTGACTGACACGGATATCTTCGTGACGATCGATCGTGACACCCCATATGCCGATGTATCGAACAAGCTCCGTGTGGTCACTAAAAACGGAGAAGCCGAATTCGACTTTGTGGTCGCACCACCGGCACCGGGCGTACACAGTTTCAACCCGATTAATGCCGCCGACGGACAGGAAATTACCATCTACGGATCGTATTTCCTCAATCCGGTGGTAATGGTGGGGAACAACCAGGCACAGGTCGTATCGAGTACCCTGACGGAAATCCACGCGATCCTACCGGCGGGTTCACAGAACAAGAAGGTAACCGTGACCACCATTTCCGGCTCTGCTGAATACGGAACTGCTGTAGGTACTGCCATCTACGACGACGTTTTCTACAGCCCATGGAACATCGAAAGCTGGAACAACCACGAGTATGTGACCAACTTCGCACAGGCCGCGCAGGGCACCACCTTCATCAAGAAATCGATCGAAGGATGGGGCAACATCCAGGGGAACTGGAACTGGAACGACCAATTGTCGAACTACACCGGTATCCATTTCTTCCTTCGTTCGGATGACGCCGGAAAACTGGTATGGATTGTAAATGGCAACGGATGGGGTAACGCGGACCATGCGATCACCACGTCGAAAGACTGGAAAGAGGTGCGCTTAACGTGGGCACAGCTCGGAAACCCGGCCGCCCTTCAGAACATTTCGTTCCAAGAGTTTACAGGAAGTACACATAATTACTACATCGACAACATCGGCTTCACCGTCGACTAA
- a CDS encoding glycoside hydrolase family 27 protein, which produces MKKILLATTLLGLTAYAQTVTKFEGLAQTPPMGWNSWNTFETHISESLVKEMADQLVASGMRDAGYTYIVLDDGWMARERDADGNLVPDPEKFPSGMKSLIDYVHAKGLKFGLYNCAGTKTCAGYPGTRGYEYQDARFYAKLGIDYLKYDWCNTKGISAREAYATMSDALKTAGRPIVFSLCEWGDNQPWEWATPIGNLWRISGDIYPCFDCEFKHPENWSSWGVMRIVEMRKDIRKYAGPDHWNDFDMMEVGNGMTLAEDRSHFTLWCMLASPLMAGNDLRAMTPATRDILTNTELIAVNQDRLGIQGFRAETDNGLEVWVKPLSDGWAFTFLNRSDTPRTLNYDWTKHTIIDPDFGTTFDGKTVYTIRDLWAHRDKGTTRKPLSITLAPHDVTTLKLYKK; this is translated from the coding sequence ATGAAAAAAATCCTTTTAGCTACTACCCTGCTTGGCCTGACCGCCTACGCACAAACCGTCACCAAATTTGAAGGCCTGGCCCAGACGCCGCCCATGGGCTGGAATTCCTGGAACACCTTCGAAACACATATCAGCGAATCACTGGTCAAAGAAATGGCCGACCAACTCGTGGCTTCCGGCATGCGCGACGCCGGTTATACCTACATCGTGCTCGACGACGGCTGGATGGCACGGGAACGCGACGCCGACGGCAACCTCGTACCCGACCCGGAAAAATTCCCGTCGGGAATGAAGTCGTTGATCGACTACGTACACGCCAAAGGCCTGAAATTCGGACTCTACAACTGCGCGGGTACCAAAACCTGTGCGGGCTATCCGGGCACACGCGGATACGAATACCAGGACGCCCGATTCTACGCCAAACTCGGCATCGATTACCTCAAGTACGATTGGTGTAATACCAAAGGCATCTCGGCCCGTGAAGCCTATGCTACCATGAGCGACGCCCTGAAAACAGCCGGGCGTCCCATCGTATTCAGCCTGTGTGAATGGGGCGACAACCAACCATGGGAATGGGCCACGCCTATCGGCAACCTTTGGCGGATATCGGGTGATATCTATCCCTGCTTCGACTGCGAGTTCAAACACCCCGAAAACTGGTCGTCATGGGGCGTGATGCGGATTGTGGAAATGCGAAAAGACATCCGTAAATACGCGGGGCCCGACCACTGGAACGACTTCGACATGATGGAAGTCGGCAACGGGATGACACTAGCCGAAGACCGCAGCCACTTTACCCTGTGGTGCATGCTCGCCTCGCCGTTGATGGCCGGAAACGACCTTCGGGCCATGACCCCCGCCACACGCGACATCCTCACGAATACCGAACTCATCGCCGTCAACCAGGACCGGTTGGGTATACAGGGATTTCGGGCGGAAACCGATAACGGACTCGAAGTATGGGTAAAACCCCTATCGGATGGATGGGCGTTTACGTTCCTCAACCGTTCCGATACGCCCCGTACCCTGAACTATGATTGGACGAAACATACGATTATCGATCCAGACTTCGGCACTACCTTTGACGGTAAAACAGTATACACCATCCGCGACCTCTGGGCACACCGCGACAAAGGTACCACCCGGAAACCGCTCTCAATTACGCTGGCACCACATGATGTTACCACCCTTAAACTCTACAAAAAATGA
- a CDS encoding glycoside hydrolase family 5 protein encodes MKNWIFFLLLPLVGLAQTSPPYGALHVEGTQLTGENGQPAVLRGTSFGWHCFWPRFYESATVSWLKKDFGATVVRAALGVEQGNEKSYLANPELGMKCIENVIDGALKSGIYVIVDWHSHNINQAEAEAFFDLISKKYGKHPHIIYEVFNEPDEETWPEIKKYAEAVIAVIRKNDPDNIILVGSPRWDQEVQLPAADPIKGYSNLMYTMHFYAATHGKWLRDRTDQALSAGLPIFVSECAGMEATGDGPLDTTAWNDYVEWMESRKISWVIWSVSDKDETCSILRPSASSTGKWREMDIKPWGLLARESIKKYSGKQP; translated from the coding sequence ATGAAGAACTGGATTTTTTTCCTCCTATTACCACTCGTTGGGTTGGCGCAAACATCCCCACCCTACGGCGCGTTACATGTTGAAGGCACGCAACTCACGGGTGAAAACGGGCAACCCGCTGTCTTGCGCGGCACCAGCTTTGGTTGGCATTGCTTCTGGCCGCGTTTTTACGAATCGGCTACCGTATCGTGGCTGAAGAAAGACTTCGGGGCCACGGTGGTGCGTGCCGCCCTCGGTGTTGAACAGGGAAATGAAAAATCGTATTTGGCCAACCCTGAATTGGGCATGAAATGCATCGAAAATGTGATCGATGGTGCCTTAAAATCGGGCATCTATGTAATCGTCGACTGGCACAGCCATAACATCAACCAAGCGGAAGCAGAAGCGTTCTTCGACCTCATCTCGAAAAAATACGGGAAGCATCCCCATATCATCTACGAGGTGTTCAACGAGCCGGATGAGGAAACCTGGCCGGAGATAAAGAAGTATGCCGAAGCCGTGATCGCCGTGATCCGGAAGAACGATCCCGACAACATCATCCTGGTGGGTTCACCCCGTTGGGACCAGGAAGTACAGCTCCCCGCCGCTGACCCGATCAAAGGCTATTCCAACCTGATGTATACCATGCACTTCTATGCCGCTACCCACGGAAAATGGCTGCGCGACCGAACGGATCAGGCCCTATCGGCCGGACTCCCCATCTTCGTGTCAGAATGTGCCGGTATGGAAGCAACGGGCGACGGCCCCCTCGACACCACCGCATGGAACGACTATGTCGAATGGATGGAAAGCCGCAAAATCAGTTGGGTAATCTGGTCGGTGTCCGACAAAGACGAAACGTGTTCGATACTGCGTCCGTCAGCCTCCTCCACCGGAAAATGGCGGGAAATGGACATCAAGCCATGGGGCCTGTTGGCACGTGAGTCGATCAAAAAGTACAGCGGAAAACAACCGTAG
- a CDS encoding MerR family transcriptional regulator, translated as MANIKSIYSIKDLENLSGVKAHTIRIWERRYHLLAPMRTENNIRYYDTHNFQKLLNVVVLLRYGFKISKLSKLTEAELQARVNEIRSHKYDRDHVAHQFKLAMMTFDQQLFMETYDSLVPDRSFREIFFDYFLPLFDDIGVLWQTKTITPAHEHFISYLVRLKILANTNASMANPASPSGQVYALFLPHGEIHELGLLYLNYELLSRGHHTIYLGENLPVDTLEGFKTLFDQVTYISYTTVAPSPDALDDYIHEMATSVLTSKDAFWLVGGRLSDKTPPSPHIRFFGSLREIVEALPD; from the coding sequence GTGGCAAACATCAAATCGATCTATTCGATAAAAGACCTTGAAAACCTTTCGGGCGTAAAGGCCCACACCATACGAATCTGGGAACGGCGCTACCATTTGCTGGCCCCGATGCGCACCGAGAACAACATCCGGTATTACGATACCCACAACTTCCAGAAGCTCCTGAATGTCGTAGTCTTGCTTCGGTACGGTTTCAAAATATCCAAATTGTCGAAACTCACCGAAGCAGAACTACAGGCACGGGTCAACGAAATCCGTTCCCATAAATACGACCGCGACCACGTGGCCCACCAGTTCAAGCTGGCCATGATGACCTTCGACCAGCAACTGTTCATGGAAACCTATGATTCGTTGGTGCCCGATCGGTCGTTCCGTGAGATTTTCTTCGATTATTTCCTCCCCTTGTTCGATGACATCGGGGTGTTGTGGCAAACCAAGACCATCACGCCGGCCCATGAACATTTCATCAGCTACCTGGTGCGATTGAAGATACTGGCCAATACGAACGCGTCTATGGCAAACCCTGCTTCGCCTTCCGGACAGGTCTATGCCCTCTTCCTGCCCCATGGGGAAATACACGAACTGGGACTGCTGTATCTGAACTACGAACTGCTGTCCCGCGGGCATCATACCATCTACCTCGGCGAAAACCTGCCGGTTGATACGCTCGAAGGATTCAAGACCTTGTTTGACCAGGTTACCTACATCAGCTATACTACCGTAGCCCCGTCACCCGATGCCCTTGACGACTACATCCACGAAATGGCCACCAGTGTGCTGACCTCGAAGGACGCGTTTTGGCTTGTGGGTGGCCGGTTGTCTGACAAAACACCTCCTTCACCACACATCCGGTTTTTTGGGTCGCTGCGCGAGATTGTTGAGGCCCTGCCTGATTAA